In Macrobrachium rosenbergii isolate ZJJX-2024 chromosome 4, ASM4041242v1, whole genome shotgun sequence, one genomic interval encodes:
- the LOC136834598 gene encoding uncharacterized protein — protein sequence MGKSTQLQHSYSLGAVQVISDRRTQQYKGEQPQLKHTCMDLYNSPSAASPVTTSSQHPSFLTQSQATDCFDVDEDERRVGHCDHVARVMKMMMMMMMMMMMMVPSKLRYTLPEEDSNFI from the exons ATGGGAAAGTCTACACAATTACAGCACAGTTACAGCTTGGGTGCTGTTCAGGTTATAAGTGATAGACGTACACAGCAATACAAAGGTGAACAACCACAATTAAAACACACCTGCATGGATTTGTACAACTCTCCATCAGCTGCATCTCCAGTGACAACGTCGTCACAACACCCGTCTTTTTTGACTCAATCACAAG CCACTGATTGCTTCGATGTAGATGAAGATGAACGTCGTGTTGGCCATTGTGATCACGTAGCAAgagtgatgaaaatgatgatgatgatgatgatgatgatgatgatgatggttccTTCTAAACTCCGCTATACTCTACCAGAGGAAGATAGCAACTTCATCtag